The following coding sequences are from one Musa acuminata AAA Group cultivar baxijiao chromosome BXJ1-6, Cavendish_Baxijiao_AAA, whole genome shotgun sequence window:
- the LOC135677810 gene encoding alpha-(1,4)-fucosyltransferase-like: protein MPPVNNHALLRFLPSSVLVLLVLLLTTYVDFSSLSSHFGFSSSSFAAAAARTIADPGPAPAPALADNVGRFAEPLPDTAATPDHPPETFTDLAAAFARWDEEVGCDRFREKHGYSNRTADPSAIQDAEAGDCSSLGARHVSILVKGWSWIPDEMDDLYSCRCGMTCLWTKSKALADKPDAVFFEWDSPPKTRQKGEPLRVYMDIEPTRKRSGYEDIFVGYHAKDDVQCTYPASLIHKSRNYHVSSKKRSDILVYWSSSRCFQFRNELAEKFFAHITHHSFGGCVNNVGGSDAALSFYPECKMELVAKQHWWGHVHCAMSHYKFVLAIENTKTDSYITEKLYYALDAGAVPIYFGAPDVESFVPPHSIIDGSKFDSMEALASYVKAVADDPIAYAEYHAWRRCGVMGYYRKNRATSLDALPCRLCEYVSRKGGRDAA, encoded by the exons atgccgccGGTAAACAACCACGCCCTCCTTCGCTTTCTCCCCTCCTCCGTTCTCGTCCTCCTTGTCCTCCTCCTCACCACCTACGTTGACTTCTCCTCCCTCTCATCTCACTTcggcttctcttcctcctccttcgctgccgccgccgccaggaCCATCGCCGACCCCGGCCCTGCCCCCGCCCCAGCCCTCGCCGACAACGTTGGGAGGTTCGCGGAGCCGCTCCCCGACACCGCCGCTACCCCTGACCATCCGCCCGAGACCTTCACTGACCTCGCCGCCGCGTTCGCGAGATGGGACGAGGAGGTGGGCTGCGATCGGTTCCGGGAGAAGCACGGTTACAGTAACCGGACCGCGGACCCGTCGGCGATCCAGGACGCGGAGGCCGGCGACTGCTCGAGCCTCGGCGCCAGGCACGTCAGCATTCTGGTGAAGGGGTGGAGTTGGATcccggacgagatggatgatctgtACTCGTGCCGGTGCGGGATGACCTGCCTCTGGACCAAATCCAAAGCCCTAGCCGACAAGCCCGACGCCGTGTTCTTCGAGTGGGATTCGCCTCCGAAGACG AGGCAAAAGGGTGAACCGCTTCGAGTGTATATGGATATCGAACCCACTAGGAAACGATCAGGATATGAAGACATATTTGTTGGTTATCATGCCAAGGATGATGTGCAGTGCACATACCCTGCTTCCCTTATTCATAAATCCCGGAATTACCATGTCTCCTCTAAGAAACGAAGC GACATCCTTGTCTACTGGTCTTCTTCGCGGTGTTTCCAGTTCCGAAACGAACTTGCCGAGAAGTTTTTTGCCCACATCACCCATCATTCTTTTGGAGGTTGCGTGAACAATGTAGGGGGTAGTGATGCAGCACTTTCCTTCTACCCCGAGTGCAAAATGGAGCTGGTCGCCAAACAACACTGGTGGGGGCACGTACACTGTGCCATGTCGCATTACAAGTTTGTCCTCGCCATTGAAAACACCAAGACGGACAGCTACATCACCGAGAAGCTCTACTATGCTCTTGATGCTGGTGCAGTGCCCATCTACTTTGGGGCACCGGATGTCGAAAGCTTCGTCCCTCCGCATTCTATCATTGATGGATCCAAGTTTGACTCCATGGAAGCGCTGGCTTCGTATGTGAAGGCTGTGGCAGATGACCCCATTGCCTATGCAGAGTACCATGCTTGGAGGAGGTGTGGTGTGATGGGTTACTACAGGAAGAACCGTGCCACCAGCCTCGATGCGCTGCCGTGCCGGCTGTGCGAGTATGTGAGCAGGAAAGGCGGAAGAGATGCTGCGTGA